A single region of the Kryptolebias marmoratus isolate JLee-2015 linkage group LG10, ASM164957v2, whole genome shotgun sequence genome encodes:
- the pax1a gene encoding paired box protein Pax-1a produces MEQTYGEVNQLGGVFVNGRPLPNAIRLRIVELAQIGIRPCDISRQLRVSHGCVSKILARYNETGSILPGAIGGSKPRVTTPNVVKNIREYKQSDPGIFAWEIRDRLLADGVCDKYNVPSVSSISRILRNKIGNLSQPSQYESSKQASAQAGLSYNHIYPYSYPNTMSPTGTKMGSPPGVPVTAGHVSISRAWPSPHTVNNILGLRAFMDPTAIAGAEGYPPKMEEWSSVNRAAFPAPHAVNGIDKSAIDADIKYAQPSSTLSSYVSACAYSPSNQYGVYSGPAGGYVAPGHHHWQPQSPALSHPGSGMNMHAGEIHSPMAFKHQIREGDRKPPSPLSKQQQQHEDLNSVHGLSLTTSSS; encoded by the exons ATGG AGCAAACCTATGGAGAGGTGAACCAACTTGGCGGTGTGTTCGTCAACGGGCGGCCCCTGCCCAACGCCATAAGGTTGAGAATCGTGGAGCTGGCCCAGATCGGGATCAGACCATGCGACATAAGCCGGCAGCTCCGAGTCTCCCACGGCTGCGTCAGCAAGATCCTGGCCAGATACAACGAGACGGGCTCCATTTTGCCCGGTGCCATCGGTGGGAGCAAGCCGCGCGTCACGACGCCAAACGTGGTGAAAAACATCAGGGAATACAAACAGAGCGACCCCGGGATCTTTGCCTGGGAGATCAGGGACAGGCTTTTGGCCGACGGGGTGTGTGACAAGTACAACGTGCCGTCTGTGAGCTCGATCAGCAGGATTTTACGCAACAAGATCGGGAATCTCTCCCAGCCCAGCCAGTACGAGAGCAGCAAGCAAGCCTCCGCACAGGCCGGGCTCTCCTACAACCACATATACCCGTACTCCTACCCAAACACCATGTCTCCGACGGGCACTAAGATGGGCAGCCCCCCCGGAGTGCCGGTGACGGCTGGACATGTGAGCATATCCAGGGCTTGGCCTTCTCCACACACCGTCAACAACATCCTGGGATTACGGGCCTTCATGGATCCCACAG CAATTGCTGGGGCGGAGGGATATCCACCAAAAATGGAGGAGTGGAGTAGCGTAAACAGAGCAGCTTTCCCTGCGCCTCACGCGGTCAACGGGATTGACAAATCAGCCATTGACGCCGACATCAAATATGCTcag CCTTCCTCCACATTGTCCAGTTACGTCTCCGCGTGCGCGTACTCCCCAAGCAACCAGTACGGGGTGTACAGTGGCCCAGCGGGGGGGTATGTGGCCCCGGGCCACCACCACTGGCAGCCTCAGAGCCCGGCTCTGTCCCACCCGGGCAGCGGGATGAACATGCACGCGGGGGAGATCCACTCACCCATGGCCTTCAAGCACCAAATCCGAGAag GAGACAGAAAACCCCCCAGCCCCctgagcaaacagcagcagcagcatgaagaCTTGAACAGTGTGCACGGACTCAGTCTCACTACCTCATCCTCCTAA